TGCCCCAGATGACCCTGCTggcacatcctgctgccagggcagaaaTGGCACCTTTGGCACAGCCTGTCCGTGAGCTGGCTGAGTGCCATTGTCACTGTCCTCACAGGGGAGCCACGGGCCATACTGTGGGGTGAAAATGCTGTcacccagctctgtccctgccaggggacTGGCCCAGACACTCTCTACATGGCATGCCCACCTTTGCATCCACAGGTTCCAAAACCCCTCCCAGGGCTGGTCAGGGAGCCCAACATCCATCTCAAAAGGGCACAAGGCTGGAGATGAGTGCCCTGAACCTGCACGGgggtgctgcagcactgggaggtACCCCAGAAAAAGCTTTGCCCACTGCAGTGGCAGCCCCTGTTTGCAGAGGCACGGCTCGATACGCAGTATGTTCTTCAGAAGATCCCTACTCCAGGAGTCAAAATAgcatgaaatttaattttacgCCTATTTGACAAAGCTTGATTTCACCTCCAATCAGCAGGGAGATAAGAGCCCTCGGCACAAGTGTGCGGGCAGTttggcagctggggctgccgATTTAATAGGTGAATTTATAGGGACAACACTTGAAAATCCCCTGGCGAGTGAACCATTAAGGTGAGCCCTGCCTTCCGTCCCCGCGTCCCTCCCCGCGCCGCTCTCCCGTTGCTGGGCGCTAAAGCAAACCCCAGCTCTGTTTACCGAGTCTACTATTACAATACGGCTACCAAATATTTGCCAGCCGTCAGCTCGCTGCTCCGCTATAAATACTTCAGGCCCAGGTGGAgggccgggcagggggagcGGCGCGGGAGCCTATGCATGGCCGGGCGGCAGCGCCAAGGTGAGTGCGGAGCCGCTCCGGGCGATGCCCTCCGGTCCCGCGGGTTCCTCCGGCCGAGGGTGGCGGCAGACAGGCTGGggtggccctgctgccccctccccgcAGCCCGGAGGTGAGGCTGagcccccacagcccagcccggggcagcACCGGGGGTACCAGGGTGGGGACGGCACAAAGAGGGACACGCAGAGATGGCAAGGACGATCTTAGGCTGGGTGCAGGTCCCGGCACCGTGCTtggtggggcaggggcaggtcTGGTTCCCCAGGATTTCAGGCTTTGGTCCTGCCTTGAGACCCTCTCAGCATGGCCTGGGGTGTCGTGCAgcgaggcagggctggggacccTTCAGCACAGGTAGCACGAGCTGCAAAGGGGCCACACCCAGCTCTGCTAAACCCAGCTGTGGTCAGAGCCCAccaggccagggcagggcagggcagggaggcagggacgCTGCACCAGGCTCAGGTTGGCCCTTTCCACAAAAACCTGGGCAGGAAAGAGAGGGCTGGGGACTGTCCCACGGAGCTCACAGGCACCAAGACAAtgcacagggccagggagggaaaagggcagAAGGGTGGGACAGATGGACCATCTGCAGAAGCATGGCCAGTTTCCCACTCACTCAGAGTTTGTGAGCCCAAGAGGGGTGCAGGATGGTGTGGGGTAACCCCACCACGAATGGCAGCACCCACCATCCCCCTGGGTGAGCTGAGGGAAATGACAGGGAccctctgccagctgagcaggcagcaagGGGCCTGAGACAGGACTCTGTCACCAGGAAagccaaggggccattgtgTGGGCAGGGCATGGGGCTCTGgggccctgagctgcagggtgggtgctgaGCCCCCATTCACCTCCAtccacagccccagggtgaAGGGGAGCATCCCTCTGCCCCACATCCCCACTGCCCTGCATCCCATGACTTAGTGTGGACATCCATGTCCCACAGGTCAGTGCAAACATCCTTGCTGCCCCATGTCCCATGACTTAGGGACATCCCCACTGTCCCACACCCCATGGTTTGGTGGGGACATCTCTGTTGCTTGATGTCCCAGGGTTCAGTTAGACTATCCTCACTGTCCCATGTCCTGTTGCTTGTAGAGGGATGCCATCTCTGCTACTCCATATCCCACGACTCAGGGTTATGCTTCCATTGCCCCATATCCCATGTTTTGGTGGGGACacccctgctgcctgctgtcccagggctgagtggggctgtcccagggggAATACCCCCACTGCCCTCTTTCCCACAGCTTGGTGGGTACATCCCACACCCCGTTATTTGTGGGGgacatccctgctgccctgtggcCCCACCTTGACCATGGTGTGGCACAGCACGGGCTGctgggctcccagggctgctgggccagggctggtgccaggCTGTGTCACCCTGACCCCGCTGTCCCTGTGGCCCCACCTTGGCCATAGTGTGGCACAGCACGGTCCCCTGGGCGGTGTGTCAGGGCTGGTGCCAGGCTGTGTCACCCTGACCCCGCTGTCCCTGCCGCAGGGTGACTCCCAGGGGTGCCTCCGAGCGCTGGCATGGCCGCGGGTGTCATCCAGCCCCTGGCCGAGCTGCGGCTGCCCTCGCCCTTCCCGCACggcctcctgctgcccacgcaCCCTGAGCCCGACTTCCCCGACCTctccgaggaggaggaggaggaagaagagaggaggaagaagaagaggaggaggacgTGGAAGCGGTGGAGGAGAGCGTGCGGCCGGAGCTGGCCGGTGTCTCCAGCACTGCCGAGACCACTCTGCGTCTCCTCAAGTTTTCGGAGCTCATCAGCTGCGACATCCAGCGCTACTtcgggcggcggggccgggaggagGCGGCCGGGAGCCGCCCGGTGCCCGGGGACTGCGGCTCGGCCCCGAGCGCCCCGGCCGTGCCCGAGGCCCCGCGGAGCAGCGCGGGGGCCGCGCACAGGCTGGGCCCGCTGGCCGAGCTCTTCGAGTACGGCGTGCACCGCTGCCTGCCCGGCGGCAAGAGCCAGCGGCTGGAGAGGAAGTACGGCCACATCACCCCCATGCACCGCAGGAAGCTGCCGCCCTCCTTCTGGAAAGAGCCGGGCCCCGCCGGGCTGCTCCACACCGGCACCCCCGACTTCAGCGACCTCCTGGCCACCTGGACAGTGGAGCCAGGGCCGGAGCTGCCGGGCGCTGGGCGGGAGCTGCTGGGCCGCCcggggctggaggcagagcccTTTGCGGGGCTGTGACCCCAGCGTGGCCCCGGTGCCGCCACGTGCCACCCGGTTAATGATAAACCCGGTGGCCCCAGTACCAGCACCGGGGCACTCGGAGCGGCCGGCTCGAAGCCGGTGATGGGACGAGTGAATAAATGACTCCCGCCAGGCAGCAGCGTGTGCGGTGTCCTTTGCCACCCGCCACTGTGCGTCCCTGCTGGCAGAGACAAAGGGCCACCACGGCTTGGCAGCAgcgggaggagcagggcagcgcGGAGCCGGCGGGAGCCAGCAGCCCGTGTTTACTCTGGGCCCAAGGCGGTGGATCCCATCCCTTATCTCGGCCGCGCCAGGGCAAAGGGCGAGCGGGGCCTCATAAAGCACCCGGCAGTCAGCACACGGGGGACCCAGCGCTGCCCTGGGGACCCAgcgctgccctggggagccGCTGTGCCCTACAGCgcccctgccccagagcagggctggctcttcTTCCCCATGGCCTGGTTGTTACCAGGGCCCAGCTGAGGCATCCTCTGCTTTGTATTGATgttgaaagggaaaagaagctGTGAAGGGGCAGCCAGCCCCTGCCTTGAGCCCAGGATGcagccacccccaccccccagcctgtgccctcccagcagcaggagtggggaCAGGGCTCGGTTCAGCCCTAAGGGAAGCAAGAGACAGGCAGCACCACACTAAAAGTACAAACAGACTTTATTTCAGCACAGATCCTGCAGTCAAAAGCCTCTCCAGGCACCAGGTGAGGAAGGGgcagtcccagggcagggggcagggcAATGCTAAGGAGAGGAGCAAGGATGGGGGAAGACAGGAAAAGtgaggtgccagggctggctttgCTCCCACCCCCGGCCAAATCCAGGACTGGTGGTGAGTTTGGGGTGCCTGGAAgggcccaggctgctggaaggGGCCAGAACATACCCCAGGAGTGACTCTGGCTCCCggtgtgggagcagcagtggtgggagGACTGCAGGAGTGGCAGaagggcacaggctgcaggaccAACATCTCCCCAGTGCAGGCAgctctcccctccccatccctgccccaaatcccaggggTGTCTCCCCACACATGGGTTGGGGTCAGAGTGCCTGAGGGAGCCAAGAAagagccagaggcagcagctgcagaaccaGGGGAGCCCTTTTATTGCACAGCCAAGCAGGGCACGTCCCCCTCTCAGTgccaaggagcagggaggtaaccccagagctcagcccaaCCCAGCAAGCAGGaccacagggcagcagggaatgggggcCTGGGGGCAGGAAGGAGCCCCAAGgtgtcccctctgctcctctcacaGGCCCTGCAGCCGAAGCTTGGGCAGGGACAAGTCCCAGACAGCCCAGACTGGGTGGATGAGGCAACAGAGGCCACGTGCGGTGTCAGAGAACCGTGCCCAGCTCAGttgggcagccctgctccccatgGAACACTCCAGCCTTCACCCAACCATCAAGGAGAGCCTATTCCAGGAGCTAACAGAGCCAAGGGTGAATTTTGATCCctcagggaagcagaggaaggggTGACAAGAGGAGGCAGTAGAcgtgggaaggcagcagcaggcaggagggccAGGGCAGCATGGCCATGgcagtgctccaggcactgTGACACCTGCAGGGACTGGCCCAGTCCTCTCCCCACCTCCTGCAAAAGGGGgaccccagctcccaggggctggggcacatCTCTGCTGGGCCACGCTGCCTCACGTCTGTGCCAGAGAGAGCTCCTCCAggccctccttccccagccgGTACCTGGCGAGGTCCTTGCGGGTCACCATTCCCACCACCTGCCAGAACAGGGACAGGGTCAGCCTGATGTGGACAGGGAGCTCACAGGCTcacacagagcctggggacagcgtGTGCCTGTCCcctggaggagcccaggctgctgggacacagcGAGCAGGGACTCACCTCGTTGCGATTGTCCACGACCACCAAGTGCCGCAGGCCCAGCGCTCGGAAGAGCTTGAACACCCGGGGCAGGGACGCCTCCTGCAAGGCAGAAcgggctgggggggctgcagcacccccaggcagCCCCCACTGGCCACCCTGACCCCTGGGGGGCTGTCACAGGGGTCCCTGGGCGTTACCTGGGGCACGGTGTAGGGCGAGGGGTTCATGAACTCGCTGAGGTCAATCATGCACTCGCGCTCGTCCTGGGAGACGTGGATGGACTGGATGGGGGGGAAGCGGGGGTAGGCGTCCCGGAAATCCTTCAGCTTCAGCCGCCGCTGCACCAGGCTCAGGTTGGCCCTTTCCACAAAAACCTGGGCAGGAAAGAGAGGGCTGGGGACTGTCCCACGGAGCTCACAGGCACCAAGACAAtgcacagggccagggagggaaaagggcagAAGGGTGGGACAGATGGACCATCTGCAGAAGCACTGGCCAGTTTCCCACTCACTCAGTTTGTGAGCCCAGAAGGGTGCAGGATGGTGTGGGGTAACCCCACCACCGAATGGCAGCACCCACCATCCCCCCGGGTGAGCTGAGGGAGATGACAGGCAccctctgccagctgagcaaggcaggcagcAAGGGGCCTGAGACAGGATTTGGACAGCAGACACGGCCCAGAGTCTCCAGGCAGCATCACCCACCTTGTGCTTCAGCAGGACGATGAGCTGGGAACGCAGGATCAGACCCCGCAGCCCGGCAACCTGCAACAGGCACCGTGTGTGAGGGtccccactgcagccagccctCGGGGGccaccccagctgcagcccctccccagggacacccagcctGCCTGTGTGGTGTCAGGGTTGCTCTCCACCACGGGGAAGCCGTTGTGGTTGGAGGAGGTGTCACTGAGGATGTCCACGACCGTGCCCACGCGCTCGATCCTCCGCAGGCAGGTGACAGGAGTGCTCATCACCTCCCTGCAGGGAAAGCTCTGGGTGAGCTCAAGGCAGCACACGCTGAATCCTGCAATCACACACTGGCTTGCTGGGAAGGGACCTATAAGCTCCTCTCATTCCaaaccctttccatgggcaggggcactttctactgtcccaggtggctccaagcaccatccaacctggccttggacaattccagggacccaggggcagccacagctgctctgggcaacctgtgccagggcctcagcaccctcacacCCTAAATATCCCCCCTAACACACATTAactcctcagtgctgctgcctcctctgtccccaaaagctgccaggagagaggaaggaacaCACTGCAGATCACATCCCTGCAGGGGAAGAAGCTGACTGGCTACCAGGGGACAGCAGGTTCCTGCAACCTCCACTCCCTGCTCAGGCCAACATTGGGCTCCAAaggctgctgccacagccatgcccagcccACCTACCTGGCTGTGAGGGAGTGGGATGTCACTGGGGCCTCCCAGTGCAGGAAGGGGACACTTTGCAGCTGGATGTGCATGTCATACAGCCCCTGCAACAAGAGCCAAGCCATCAGGAGAAGCCTGGTGAGGTGGCAAAggccacagccaggcagcagctcatcCCTTAGAGCGAGCACATGCCTGTCCTGGCCCCCAtggccccccagccctggggagcacagcagccctCACCTCCACAAAGTAGTCTCCCACAATCTT
Above is a window of Molothrus ater isolate BHLD 08-10-18 breed brown headed cowbird chromosome 16, BPBGC_Mater_1.1, whole genome shotgun sequence DNA encoding:
- the PERCC1 gene encoding LOW QUALITY PROTEIN: protein PERCC1 (The sequence of the model RefSeq protein was modified relative to this genomic sequence to represent the inferred CDS: deleted 2 bases in 1 codon), which produces MAAGVIQPLAELRLPSPFPHGLLLPTHPEPDFPDLSEEEEEEEEEEEEEEEDVEAVEESVRPELAGVSSTAETTLRLLKFSELISCDIQRYFGRRGREEAAGSRPVPGDCGSAPSAPAVPEAPRSSAGAAHRLGPLAELFEYGVHRCLPGGKSQRLERKYGHITPMHRRKLPPSFWKEPGPAGLLHTGTPDFSDLLATWTVEPGPELPGAGRELLGRPGLEAEPFAGL